A DNA window from Meiothermus cerbereus DSM 11376 contains the following coding sequences:
- a CDS encoding Fur family transcriptional regulator — protein MERSTRQRQAIREVMRELNRPLSPSEVLEAARRKVPGLGIATVYRTLKGLVEEGSAVPVELPGEAPRYELSGKTHHHHFHCTLCGKVFELEGCPGDFSFMLPKGFKTEKHEIVLYGRCSECLQ, from the coding sequence ATGGAACGCTCCACCCGCCAGCGGCAGGCCATCCGTGAGGTGATGCGAGAGCTCAACCGACCCCTTTCCCCCAGCGAGGTGCTCGAGGCCGCCCGTCGCAAGGTACCCGGCCTCGGCATCGCTACCGTATACCGTACCCTCAAAGGGCTGGTCGAAGAGGGCAGCGCGGTTCCAGTCGAGCTACCGGGAGAGGCCCCGCGCTACGAGTTATCCGGAAAAACACACCACCACCACTTCCACTGCACCCTCTGCGGCAAGGTGTTTGAGCTCGAGGGCTGCCCCGGCGACTTCTCCTTTATGCTGCCCAAAGGATTCAAAACCGAGAAGCACGAAATCGTGCTGTATGGGCGCTGTTCAGAATGCTTGCAGTAA
- a CDS encoding metal ABC transporter substrate-binding protein yields MRSIVQIGFVLALGLTVVQAQGISVTATTGFIADMVRNVGGSRVAVVPVVPDGSDPHSFEPRPSVIQAISKSRVLFANGLGLEPFLHKLEAQLPRNARVVELADGMPNLIKVTEKEGHGHEKEHDHQHAAYDPHLWLDPTYGIRYVQKIRDTLVSLDPAGRAAYTQNAARYIEQIRQADATVQRCLASIPPARRKLVSQHESLGYLNRYYKLTSIGSIADFVGQERGPASLARLAQAMKKQGVRVIFVEPQFSQNQARALAEATGARIVRIYSDAFDNTVNTYLKLIQANGQAICQAFR; encoded by the coding sequence ATGCGAAGTATCGTTCAAATAGGGTTTGTGCTGGCGCTGGGCCTTACGGTGGTACAGGCGCAGGGAATATCGGTTACGGCCACCACGGGTTTTATTGCCGACATGGTGCGCAATGTGGGGGGTAGCCGGGTTGCGGTGGTGCCGGTGGTGCCCGATGGGAGCGACCCCCACAGCTTCGAGCCGCGTCCTTCGGTCATACAGGCCATTAGTAAGTCCAGGGTGTTGTTTGCCAACGGGCTTGGGCTCGAGCCGTTTTTGCATAAGCTCGAGGCCCAACTCCCCCGCAACGCCCGGGTGGTGGAGCTGGCCGACGGAATGCCCAACCTGATCAAGGTGACCGAAAAAGAAGGCCACGGGCATGAGAAGGAACACGACCACCAGCACGCTGCCTACGACCCCCACCTGTGGCTCGACCCCACCTACGGCATCCGCTACGTGCAGAAAATACGCGACACCCTAGTATCGCTCGACCCTGCCGGGCGGGCAGCCTACACCCAGAACGCCGCCCGCTACATCGAGCAGATCCGCCAGGCCGACGCCACGGTACAGCGCTGCCTGGCCAGCATTCCCCCGGCCCGCCGCAAGCTGGTCTCCCAGCACGAGTCGCTTGGCTACTTGAACCGCTACTACAAGCTCACCAGCATCGGAAGCATCGCTGATTTTGTGGGGCAGGAGCGCGGTCCCGCCAGCCTGGCCCGGCTGGCCCAGGCCATGAAGAAGCAGGGCGTGCGGGTGATTTTTGTCGAACCGCAGTTTTCCCAGAACCAGGCCCGCGCCCTGGCCGAGGCCACCGGGGCCCGCATCGTGCGCATCTACTCCGATGCCTTCGACAATACCGTCAACACCTACCTCAAGCTGATTCAGGCCAATGGCCAGGCCATCTGTCAGGCCTTCCGGTGA